From Ignavibacteriales bacterium:
TGTGTCAGCTTTGTGGCTACGCTCGATGCAAGGAGGCGCTTGAGTTTCACCACCGTGATGGAGAATCGAAAGACTTCGGTGTTTCATCTAAAGGTTACACTCGAAGTTGGGAGAGAGTGAAACAAGAGCTCGACAAATGCATCCTCGTTTGTGCAAATTGTCACCGAGAGCTTCATGCAGGATTAGCAGCTTTCCCGAGTAATCGGGATTGAAAAATTGGGTGAATTCAGGGAAGCCTTCCTTTCGACAATCGAGAGATGGTAATCCTGAGCGAAGCCCCGCAAAGAGAAAAGCAATCAGTAGCGGGGAACGTGCAGAGACTAGAGGATGAGGAATCTCGCCAATAAGCCTCGACAGCGCCCGACGTCCCACCTCAGAATTCGTGAGAGGACGATGAGATAGTCCGGGCCAGATCGAAAGATCTGGAGAGTACCGTAACCGCAGGGTTGTAGGTTCGAGTCCTACTCGCGGAGCCCTTCGACTCGCCCCGTTGCTTCGGCAATGGGGCGTTCTTATTTCGCAACGGGGCTCGCTCAGGGCTTTGCCCCTCTTGCGGAAGGAGAGCGAGTCGAAGAGTCCCGAGCGACGCCGAGTGAGTCACGCCATCGTTTGGCGGGACGAAACGAGGCGGAGTCGAGGGACCGAAATCCATGGGGTTCGCTCACCGCTACTTCGTAGCCCTGATCGAGTGAATCGAACCCTTCGATGCCACTTCGTGGCCCTCAGGGTTCGACCCTGAGTTCATCGAAGGGTCGAAGGGCCCAAGAAATCATGCAATCCTGGTTCTACATCCTCCGCCTCCAATCCACACACCTCTATTGTGGTTCCACCCGTTCTCTCGAGAAGAGACTCAAAGATCATTTTGCAGGCCGGGCCTGTCGCACGACCAAGATCGATCCTCCAATCGTCCTGGTCTACTCAGAAGAATTCCCATCATACAAGGAAGCCTTTCGACACGAACATCAGGTGAAACATTGGAGTCGTGCGAAAAAGGAGGCGCTCATTGCTGGCCAGTTGGATCAGTTGAAGAGACTCGCGAAGAAGAGAAGACGTGAGGACAAGCGGCAGATCCTCAATACAGCGACGCCCAAGTAATGAGCTTGGGCGTTCCTGTTTTCAGCAAGAACTCATCGAGCCTCAAAAACTGGGTAAACATCCCAGCCCCTGATGCAGGGATAGACTATGTTTGGGCATAGACGCGGACAGGGAGTACCATTGTATTGGTACCAAAGAACTGAAGTCGTCGCTGGAATTCATTTGCAGTCTCATCGTACAGGAATCGCTGATACCACCGCTCTCGTTGGCAGACCAACTTCCCGGCAAAAAAGATCGATCGGCGGTATTTCGACGCGATCTCCTTGCATAATTTGTCGGCTTCATCCAATACCTCTGTCCCCACCGCGGTGCTATCCTTCGGACAGAATCCAAACTGCTTTGCAGGAGAAACGCATTTCTTTTGGTTTTCTTCCGTGAATGAGGCAGCGCGAGCGAGTTCTTCGGCGCCCTCTTAATCCCCCTCGCAGCCAAACAATGGACCGGCGTGCGGACTATTCATCCACCCCTAGCCGATAACCGATGCCGGACTCCGTAAGAATGATGTTGGGATTCGTCGGGTCATTTTCGATTTTTTTACGGAGCTGCCCTACGTAGACCCTGGTATACTGCGTTTCATCAGCGTGTGCCGGGCCCCATATCTCTTGAAGAATGAATCTATGTGTGAGCACTTTTCCGGCGTGGCGGATAAGGAGGGCCAACAGCGAATACTCCGTTGCCGTCAATTTAACTATGATTCCAAACTTCTTCACCGTACGTGCAGCCAGGTCGACTGACAAACCGTGACATTCGAACAGGTCTCCGATAGGCTGACCCGGGCGATGACGCAGAGCCGTGCGGACTCGAGCAAGCAGCTCGCCTGTCCGAAACGGCTTTACCAGATAGTCATCTGCTCCGGCATCGAGACACGCGACAATGTCAGACTCGGAGTCTCGCACCGACAGAATGAGCACGGGCATCGACGACCACTGTCGTATTTTCTTTAGCACATTCAGGCCATCCATGTCGGGAAGGCCAAGGTCCAGAATCGTCAGTTCCGGACGATCCATCTCCGCTTGACGAACGCCCTCTTGTGCCGTGTCAGCAAGCAGCACCTTGTAGCCGTTCGATTTCAGCGTGAGCTCGAGCAGGCGGCGGATCTGTATTTCATCATCGATGACGAGCACGACAGGTTTGTCACTCATCCGGGTACTCCGCATTCGGTTGCACGCCGGCTTCCAGGGGCAGGCGGATGGAGAATTTCGCTCCGCGTTCGGCGAGGTTTTCTACAGTGATTGTCCCTCCGTGCGCCAGAACGAACCCCTGAGCAATCGATAGACCAAGTCCGATTCCTCCGGTCTTTGATCCTGGTACGCGGTAAAACTTCTCGAAGATGTTCTTGAGTGAATCCGGCGGAAAACCCGGGCCGTTGTCTGCAATCGTCATGATACATTCTTTTCCCTCAGCCTGCGCAGTCACTGCAATGGACGAACCGGACTGAGTGTGCAGCGCAGCATTCCTCATGAGATTGACAAGCACCTGTTCGAAGAGGGCGAAGTCAAGTTTGACCAAAGGAAGTGACGGAGGTATGTTGATCGACACGTGGTGACCCGCGAGTTCTTTCTTTAACTTTGCCTGGCATGAGTGCACAACGTCACGGAGATCTGTCCAATCCCGCCGGGGTTGAATGAGCCCTGACTCCAAGCGCGTCATGGCCAGGAGGTTTTGCACGATGTTGTCGAGACGTTCCGAGGCGGACTGAATTTCCTGGGCGAGTTCTCGTCGCACGTCAGGCTGCCCCCCGACTTTGTCGTTCAGGAGGCTTTCCGAAGCTCCTACGAGAGCCGTGATAGGCGTCCGCATCTCGTGGGAAATCGAATTGAACAATGTTGTATACAAGCGCTCGGACTCAACGAATGCAATGGATTGCTTTGTCATTTCATTGAGAAACTCGCGCTCAAGAACAGAAGAGACCTGGCTGAGAAAGTTCTCCAGCAGTGCCTCCTGGTCTATGGAAAGGCGGTCCCCTGCTCCCGTCTTGACACCAATAACGCCGAGCGGATAGCGGGGACTTGAAAGCGGGTAGTAGGTCGCCTCGGCGAACGGAAGCGTTTCAGTAAATCTCCCCGCCCTCTTTTCGTTCCAGTGGACCCATGCGGGCACACTGAGCTCCTTTTCCCCTGGCAGGTACGTGCTTGCCGGGTGCGCTTTATTAACAAGGTCACCATCGAGATCGCTGACAAACACAGCGAGGTCCGCGTTGAAAAACTTCTTGAAGTTTGTCACAGCAGCCCGAACAACATCATCCTGGTTTTTCGCAAAGGAGAGGTCATTTGTCAGAGCATAGAGGGCAACCGCCCGTTCTTCACGGGAGCGAACGGCCTTTTCCCGCGCGCGCACTCTCACGGTCAGAACCCCGGTCACTGCGGCGATGGCGAAATATGTAAACACCATGAGCAAATCCTGCTTCGTCGCAATTGCAAATGTGAATCGTGGAGGAATGAAGAAGTAGTCCCACGTAAGCACACTGAGCAATGCAGCGAGGATGACGGGACCAACACCAAGCCGTAGAGGAAGCAGCACTACGATCAGAAGAAGTATGAGCGAGACGGTTTGGTAGCCCAGGAAATCGCAGAAGGGGTAACACACGGACGAAACAAAGAGAATAATCGCTGCGGCCGCAGCGTACTGCGTGAATCCTGAGTGTATTTCCGGGACGACAAACCGCCACGTGGCACTTCTTTCAGAAGGCTCCTCCCCCGATGTCACATAGACGTCTATGTCCTTATCCAGGTCGAGCAATTGGTCGACGAGGCTTTTCTGCCAGAACCACCTCTTCCCGCCCCTCCCGACGATGATTTGGGTCGCATTCTGCTCGCGGGCGACTCGAAGCAGCGCTACCCCCACATCTTCGTCAGCGGTCGTAATAATCTCCGCTCCAAGCTCACGCGCGAGGGCGAGGTTCTTAGCGAGCTGATCCTTTTCGGCTTCATTGAGAGGTCTTGATCGCTCGACAAACACTGCTATCCAATTCGCCTGCATCGTGGAGGCAATGCGACGGGTCCAGCGGATCAGTTGCACTGCCTGCTGGCTCGCAGTGAGTCCCAAAATCAGCCGGTGGCCCGACTTCCAGGGCCCCCGTATATGCTCCGTCTGCATGTAGTCCCGCAACTGCCGATCGACCCGCTCAGCGCCCAATCGGAGCACCATTTCCCGCAAGGCAGTCAGGTTTCCGACACGGAAGAAGTTCTGGATCGCGCGCTGCGATCGCTCTGTCGCGTAGACCTTTCCCTCTGCGAGTCTCTTCAGAAGCTCATCGGGCGGCAGGTCGATGACCTCGACCTCGTCTGCCCGCTCGAATACGGAATCAGGGACAGTCTCCCGAACGATAGCACCGGTGATCTGCGCTACTGTGTCCGCACGGCTTTCGAGATGCTGGACGTTGAGAGTCGAATAGACATCGATCCCGTTGTCGAGCAACTCCATGACATCGAGGTAACGCTTGGTATGTCTGCTTCCGGGGGCGTTTGTGTGAGCGAACTCGTCGACGAGAACCAGACGCGGTTTGACTTCAAGGATCGCGTCGAGATCCATTTCTTCGAGCGAGACGCCACGGTAGTCGATTTTTTTTCGCGGTATGATGGTGAGACCGCTTACAAGCGCCTCCGTTTCCGCTCGGCCGTGAGTTTCCACATAGCCGATGACAATATCGGTCCCTTTCTTCTCCGCTTCCTGGCCGGCCTGGAGCATCTCATACGTCT
This genomic window contains:
- a CDS encoding response regulator; its protein translation is MSDKPVVLVIDDEIQIRRLLELTLKSNGYKVLLADTAQEGVRQAEMDRPELTILDLGLPDMDGLNVLKKIRQWSSMPVLILSVRDSESDIVACLDAGADDYLVKPFRTGELLARVRTALRHRPGQPIGDLFECHGLSVDLAARTVKKFGIIVKLTATEYSLLALLIRHAGKVLTHRFILQEIWGPAHADETQYTRVYVGQLRKKIENDPTNPNIILTESGIGYRLGVDE
- a CDS encoding GIY-YIG nuclease family protein, yielding MQSWFYILRLQSTHLYCGSTRSLEKRLKDHFAGRACRTTKIDPPIVLVYSEEFPSYKEAFRHEHQVKHWSRAKKEALIAGQLDQLKRLAKKRRREDKRQILNTATPK
- a CDS encoding sensor histidine kinase KdpD, whose protein sequence is MATRDETRLDPEQLLRSLKRAEEKEGRGKLKIFFGMCAGVGKTYEMLQAGQEAEKKGTDIVIGYVETHGRAETEALVSGLTIIPRKKIDYRGVSLEEMDLDAILEVKPRLVLVDEFAHTNAPGSRHTKRYLDVMELLDNGIDVYSTLNVQHLESRADTVAQITGAIVRETVPDSVFERADEVEVIDLPPDELLKRLAEGKVYATERSQRAIQNFFRVGNLTALREMVLRLGAERVDRQLRDYMQTEHIRGPWKSGHRLILGLTASQQAVQLIRWTRRIASTMQANWIAVFVERSRPLNEAEKDQLAKNLALARELGAEIITTADEDVGVALLRVAREQNATQIIVGRGGKRWFWQKSLVDQLLDLDKDIDVYVTSGEEPSERSATWRFVVPEIHSGFTQYAAAAAIILFVSSVCYPFCDFLGYQTVSLILLLIVVLLPLRLGVGPVILAALLSVLTWDYFFIPPRFTFAIATKQDLLMVFTYFAIAAVTGVLTVRVRAREKAVRSREERAVALYALTNDLSFAKNQDDVVRAAVTNFKKFFNADLAVFVSDLDGDLVNKAHPASTYLPGEKELSVPAWVHWNEKRAGRFTETLPFAEATYYPLSSPRYPLGVIGVKTGAGDRLSIDQEALLENFLSQVSSVLEREFLNEMTKQSIAFVESERLYTTLFNSISHEMRTPITALVGASESLLNDKVGGQPDVRRELAQEIQSASERLDNIVQNLLAMTRLESGLIQPRRDWTDLRDVVHSCQAKLKKELAGHHVSINIPPSLPLVKLDFALFEQVLVNLMRNAALHTQSGSSIAVTAQAEGKECIMTIADNGPGFPPDSLKNIFEKFYRVPGSKTGGIGLGLSIAQGFVLAHGGTITVENLAERGAKFSIRLPLEAGVQPNAEYPDE